In a genomic window of Sutcliffiella sp. FSL R7-0096:
- a CDS encoding GDSL-type esterase/lipase family protein: MLKKWSLTILLLVSSFLIYPPAIAESPKQIIYIAIGDSLTAGLGSSEENHLRMHGFVPQFTKYLREDHNVTVENYGIPGLSSPGLLTLLTADEALQNRLKTAGVISVSIGGNDFLQTIRSVPEGEDESALNLRMEILKRTYQETYKLLRELNPDATIILLGLYNPYPDGHELTDLGAKYAPLFNGFIEEYAEEEKTLVIDPYDTFTGNALEWTHISTDDIHPNDRGYTEITQLMKKAYDNNQE, encoded by the coding sequence ATGCTGAAAAAATGGAGTTTAACTATATTACTGCTCGTTTCAAGCTTTCTTATCTACCCTCCCGCGATAGCGGAATCCCCTAAGCAAATCATTTACATCGCCATAGGGGATTCATTGACTGCAGGGCTTGGGTCTTCTGAGGAGAATCATTTACGCATGCACGGATTTGTACCTCAGTTCACGAAATATTTGCGTGAAGACCACAATGTCACTGTTGAGAATTATGGAATACCAGGCCTTTCTTCCCCCGGATTACTTACACTGCTTACTGCGGATGAAGCATTGCAAAACCGATTAAAAACAGCTGGAGTCATATCTGTTTCCATAGGTGGCAATGATTTTCTGCAGACCATCCGCTCTGTACCGGAGGGGGAAGATGAGTCAGCACTCAACCTTCGAATGGAAATACTGAAAAGAACCTATCAAGAAACATACAAGCTGCTACGGGAATTGAACCCTGATGCAACCATCATCTTACTAGGACTTTACAATCCCTATCCTGATGGACATGAACTGACGGATCTTGGAGCAAAGTACGCACCATTGTTTAATGGCTTTATCGAGGAATATGCAGAGGAAGAAAAAACACTGGTAATTGATCCCTATGATACGTTCACGGGGAATGCATTGGAGTGGACACATATCTCAACAGATGACATCCATCCGAATGATAGAGGCTATACCGAGATTACACAGTTGATGAAAAAAGCTTACGATAATAACCAAGAATAG
- a CDS encoding ATP-binding cassette domain-containing protein: MVEVKNLTKSYGNKKVVDQVSTTVKKGRITSFIGPNGAGKSTLLSMMSRLIEMDSGEVYLDGEDIVKQKSNILAKKLSILKQSNHMPIRLTIRELVSFGRFPHSQGNLTAEDWREVDGAIAYMQLEKMQHKFLDQLSGGQKQRAFIAMVIAQNTEYILLDEPLNNLDMKHSVQIMKVLRKLVDETGKTVIIVIHDINFASVYSDYIVALKNGKLVKQGKTEDIIKEDVLKEIYDIDIIVKEIDGKNICIYFS; encoded by the coding sequence ATGGTCGAAGTAAAGAATCTTACGAAAAGCTATGGAAACAAAAAAGTGGTGGATCAGGTTAGCACTACAGTGAAGAAGGGGCGCATCACTTCCTTTATTGGACCAAACGGGGCAGGTAAAAGCACCTTGTTGTCCATGATGAGCAGATTAATAGAAATGGACTCCGGTGAAGTGTACTTAGATGGAGAAGATATTGTTAAGCAAAAAAGCAATATCTTGGCGAAGAAGTTATCCATTTTGAAACAGTCTAACCATATGCCAATTCGTTTGACCATAAGGGAGCTTGTCAGTTTCGGAAGGTTTCCCCATTCACAAGGGAACCTCACGGCAGAAGATTGGAGAGAGGTAGATGGAGCAATTGCTTACATGCAACTGGAAAAAATGCAGCATAAGTTTTTGGACCAGTTAAGTGGAGGGCAAAAGCAAAGGGCGTTCATTGCCATGGTGATTGCGCAGAACACAGAATATATCCTATTGGATGAGCCGTTGAATAATCTGGATATGAAGCATTCGGTTCAGATAATGAAAGTACTGAGAAAGCTCGTTGATGAAACGGGAAAGACCGTTATCATCGTTATCCATGATATTAACTTCGCATCTGTTTATTCCGACTATATTGTGGCTTTGAAAAATGGAAAATTAGTAAAGCAAGGTAAAACAGAGGATATCATCAAAGAAGACGTTTTAAAGGAAATCTATGATATTGATATTATAGTGAAAGAAATAGACGGAAAAAATATCTGTATCTATTTTTCATAA
- a CDS encoding GNAT family N-acetyltransferase — MNWYEKLNQYFPVEEMKSREHMELLLKEKGDIYHKDEGEHHVLMYVELDNFIFIDYLFVSKDARGMGLGHKLLDKMKEKGKAIILEVEPVDYEDTDTEKRLRFYKREGFEHASSIGYRRRSLATNEVNPMEILYWSPTDAGEEAIYEGMKATYEQIHTYKDKELYGESYDKVDKVLTYDEDDNNEDILSKL; from the coding sequence ATGAATTGGTATGAGAAATTAAATCAGTATTTTCCTGTGGAAGAAATGAAATCAAGAGAGCATATGGAGCTTCTTTTAAAAGAAAAAGGCGATATTTATCATAAAGATGAGGGGGAGCATCATGTACTGATGTATGTGGAGCTTGATAATTTCATTTTTATCGACTACTTATTTGTTTCGAAAGATGCTAGAGGGATGGGGCTTGGCCATAAGCTACTGGACAAAATGAAAGAAAAAGGGAAGGCGATCATTCTAGAGGTAGAGCCTGTCGATTACGAAGATACGGATACGGAAAAACGCCTTCGTTTCTACAAAAGAGAGGGATTTGAGCATGCTTCTTCCATCGGCTATCGCCGACGTTCTCTTGCAACAAATGAAGTGAATCCAATGGAGATTCTCTACTGGTCACCTACTGATGCAGGGGAGGAAGCCATCTACGAAGGAATGAAAGCTACATACGAGCAAATACATACATATAAAGATAAAGAATTATATGGTGAGTCTTATGATAAAGTGGATAAGGTATTAACATATGATGAAGATGATAACAACGAGGATATATTATCGAAATTGTAA
- a CDS encoding iron chelate uptake ABC transporter family permease subunit: MKLNHKIYLLISILVISVSLFLFYDLGSNWDYALPRRAMKVLAIILTGGSIAFSTVIFQTITSNRILTPSIIGLDSLYLLVQTFIIFVFGSASFIVANKEVNFLLSVSCMVLFALLLYKFLFKGEGRNIYFLLLVGIVFGTLFGSLSTFMQVLIDPNEFMLVQDRMFASFNNVNTELLFVSIVLLIGIGFYVSRYLKYLDVLALGREQAINLGVPYNFIVQRFLIIIAILVSIATALVGPITFLGLLVANITYQFMKTYRHIYLLTASILISVVALVGGQLIVERVFTFSTTLSVIINFTGGVYFIYLLLKESKSWSK, translated from the coding sequence ATGAAGCTAAATCATAAGATTTATCTATTAATAAGTATACTAGTAATCTCGGTTTCTCTTTTTTTATTCTACGACCTTGGTTCAAATTGGGATTACGCACTCCCAAGAAGGGCAATGAAAGTACTTGCTATCATACTGACTGGTGGCTCCATTGCTTTTTCCACCGTGATCTTTCAAACGATTACTAGTAATAGAATATTGACGCCAAGCATTATCGGACTCGATTCTCTTTATCTGCTTGTCCAGACGTTTATTATATTCGTTTTTGGTTCAGCAAGTTTTATAGTAGCTAACAAGGAAGTTAATTTCCTCCTTTCCGTGTCTTGCATGGTATTGTTCGCGCTTCTCCTTTATAAGTTCCTATTCAAAGGAGAGGGGCGAAATATTTATTTCTTGCTTCTGGTGGGCATAGTCTTTGGAACTTTATTCGGCAGTCTATCTACGTTTATGCAGGTCCTGATTGATCCCAATGAATTCATGCTTGTCCAGGACAGGATGTTTGCAAGTTTTAATAACGTCAACACGGAACTTTTATTTGTTTCCATTGTTCTTTTAATAGGGATAGGGTTTTATGTATCTCGTTATTTGAAGTATTTAGATGTACTGGCGCTTGGAAGGGAACAGGCCATCAACCTTGGAGTGCCCTACAATTTCATAGTTCAAAGGTTTTTGATCATTATTGCCATACTTGTTTCCATAGCGACTGCCTTAGTTGGTCCAATAACATTTTTAGGGCTGCTTGTTGCAAATATTACGTATCAATTTATGAAAACTTATCGTCATATATACCTATTGACTGCCTCCATTCTTATAAGCGTCGTAGCGCTTGTTGGGGGGCAACTGATTGTGGAAAGAGTATTTACATTCTCCACTACGCTAAGTGTCATCATCAATTTTACTGGCGGTGTCTATTTTATTTATCTTTTATTAAAGGAGAGTAAATCATGGTCGAAGTAA
- a CDS encoding ABC transporter permease — MKKRYLFIILITLSFISLFVGVTEIKAWKLWQGISEQQLQILLLSRIPRLLSIIIAGIGMSVCGLIMQQLTRNKFVSPTTAGTMDSARLGVLVSLLLFSSAGMLLKASIAFFFALAGTFIFMKILDRIKFKDVIFIPLVGLMFGSIVGSITTFFAYKYDLIQNMSSWLQGNFSLIIKGRYELLYISVPLLIITYLYANRFTVAGMGEEFSINLGLKYKQVVNIGLVIVAAVTSIVILTVGMIPFLGLIVPNIVSIFRGDHLKDNLPYTAMIGAIFVLACDILGRIIIYPYEIPIGLTVGVIGSALFLYLLFRRSTYEAKS, encoded by the coding sequence ATGAAGAAAAGGTATCTGTTTATCATACTAATTACATTATCATTTATCTCTTTATTTGTTGGGGTAACCGAAATAAAGGCATGGAAATTGTGGCAGGGAATAAGTGAACAGCAACTACAAATTCTTTTGCTGAGCAGAATCCCAAGACTGCTTAGTATTATTATCGCTGGTATTGGAATGAGTGTTTGTGGACTGATTATGCAGCAGCTCACTAGGAACAAATTTGTCTCACCAACTACTGCTGGAACAATGGATTCTGCAAGACTCGGAGTGTTAGTGTCCCTCCTGCTTTTTTCCTCTGCTGGAATGTTACTTAAAGCTTCCATTGCCTTTTTCTTCGCTTTGGCAGGGACATTCATTTTCATGAAGATTTTAGACAGGATAAAGTTCAAGGACGTAATTTTCATCCCTCTTGTGGGGCTGATGTTTGGTAGTATTGTAGGGTCAATCACTACATTTTTTGCCTATAAATACGATCTTATTCAGAACATGTCATCATGGTTGCAGGGTAATTTCTCGCTAATCATTAAAGGAAGATATGAGTTACTTTACATAAGTGTTCCTTTGCTTATAATAACATATCTTTATGCAAACAGATTTACCGTTGCCGGGATGGGAGAAGAGTTCTCCATCAACCTGGGGCTGAAATATAAACAAGTAGTCAATATTGGCCTTGTCATTGTGGCAGCTGTAACATCTATCGTCATTTTGACTGTTGGAATGATTCCATTCCTAGGCCTGATCGTCCCTAATATTGTGAGTATCTTTCGAGGAGATCACTTGAAAGATAACCTGCCATATACAGCGATGATTGGAGCAATCTTTGTCCTTGCTTGCGATATTCTAGGAAGAATTATCATTTATCCATACGAAATACCAATTGGTCTGACTGTCGGGGTAATAGGTAGTGCGTTATTTCTTTATCTTTTATTTAGGAGAAGTACATATGAAGCTAAATCATAA
- a CDS encoding siderophore ABC transporter substrate-binding protein, giving the protein MKKNLSILFLAFLLSLVAAACGANNNATSGSENASAEAKTTGNTEKMTIEHQLGKTDITKSPENVIVFDFGILDSLDKLGVNVLGVPQANIPPYLSKYEDATYENVGSLKEPDFEKIHSLDPELIIISGRQADSYEELSKIAPTIFMGVDTNNYLPSYKENMALLGEIFNKESEVAGELAKVEKSIEDLKSKASASGKKALIVLANEGNISAYGPGSRFGIIHDEFGLTPVDDGIEVSTHGQNVSFEYILEKNPDYLFVIDRGAAVEGESSAKALLDNDIINQINASKEDNIVYLDPNYWYLSGGGLISVSEMVKEIESSLE; this is encoded by the coding sequence ATGAAGAAAAACCTATCCATATTATTTTTAGCTTTCTTATTGTCTTTAGTTGCTGCTGCATGCGGTGCAAATAATAATGCAACAAGTGGATCCGAAAATGCTTCAGCAGAAGCGAAAACTACTGGGAATACAGAAAAAATGACTATCGAACATCAATTAGGAAAGACAGATATTACGAAATCCCCTGAAAACGTCATTGTGTTTGATTTCGGAATATTGGATTCCTTGGACAAATTGGGAGTGAATGTTTTAGGAGTGCCTCAAGCGAACATACCTCCTTACTTATCAAAATATGAAGACGCAACGTATGAGAATGTGGGAAGTTTGAAAGAGCCTGATTTTGAGAAAATACATTCACTTGACCCAGAGTTAATCATAATTTCCGGTAGACAAGCGGATTCGTATGAGGAGCTCTCAAAAATAGCTCCAACTATCTTCATGGGAGTAGATACAAATAACTATCTTCCATCGTACAAGGAAAATATGGCATTGCTTGGTGAGATTTTCAATAAAGAGTCCGAAGTTGCTGGAGAGTTGGCGAAAGTAGAAAAATCCATTGAAGATCTAAAATCCAAAGCAAGTGCCTCCGGGAAGAAGGCATTGATTGTTCTTGCCAATGAAGGGAATATAAGTGCATATGGTCCCGGTTCCCGTTTTGGAATCATCCATGATGAGTTTGGATTAACCCCAGTGGATGACGGGATAGAAGTGTCAACGCATGGCCAAAATGTTTCCTTCGAATACATTCTTGAAAAGAACCCTGATTACTTATTTGTCATTGACAGGGGAGCTGCAGTAGAAGGGGAATCGAGTGCAAAAGCGTTATTGGATAATGATATTATCAATCAGATTAATGCAAGTAAAGAGGATAACATTGTGTATCTAGATCCTAACTATTGGTACTTATCAGGTGGAGGGCTCATTTCTGTTTCGGAAATGGTCAAAGAAATCGAGTCCAGCTTGGAATAA
- a CDS encoding MarR family winged helix-turn-helix transcriptional regulator, whose translation MKSEDNYRLDNSIGYKLFHASRLINNRINKYFKENNFPVTYEQWQILSRLYEKDGLTQNQIAELNEKDQPSVSRLIVNMVNRGLVIRSPHPSDARINIINLTEHAKESEHALKSLANQTIQDATREIDSEDVAQCLRMLDQIRENLK comes from the coding sequence GTGAAAAGTGAAGATAACTATAGGTTAGATAATTCGATAGGTTATAAACTTTTCCATGCATCTAGACTAATCAATAATCGCATAAACAAATATTTTAAAGAGAATAATTTTCCAGTAACCTATGAACAATGGCAAATATTAAGTAGGTTGTATGAGAAAGACGGGCTTACGCAAAATCAAATTGCAGAACTGAATGAGAAAGATCAGCCAAGTGTATCTCGTTTAATTGTGAACATGGTAAACAGAGGATTGGTTATAAGGTCACCACATCCTTCAGATGCGAGAATTAATATTATTAATCTCACAGAACATGCAAAAGAGTCTGAGCATGCTCTTAAGAGCCTTGCTAATCAAACAATACAGGACGCAACGAGAGAGATAGATTCCGAAGATGTGGCACAATGTCTTAGAATGCTGGACCAGATAAGAGAGAATCTAAAATAA